The genomic segment TTCGCTAAAATTGCCTTTAAAAAAAGAGAGTGAATACTTTTCAGACTCCATATACTTTTCATTAAAATGTTTCTGCATTAAAGAAGAAGGAAAAATAAATGTATTAATGGGAATACGGAAAAAAAAGTTACCAGTCTCTAAATCAACAACTCCTTCTAATTTATTTGAAAGAGCAGCGATATCTTCCAAGGGCGCAGCAGAAAAAAAGGAAACATCAGAATTAGTAACAAATGTTTTCTGAGAAAAACAATGGGTAGATAAAAGTAAAAAAATTAAAATTCTCATAGTTATAAATTAAATTCTCGACTAATATTAAAACCAAAGTGGATACCTCCACTAGACCACGAATTATATGTCCTTGTCATAAAAGAAGCCTCATCCATGCCCATAGAATTTGTGATATGTAATTGAAAAACATGACCTCCAGTTTCAATATCTAATCCAATAGAAAAAGAATTATAATAATCTGATGAATTATGTAAGAATCTGTAAAAATACTCAGAATTAATGGATACACTTTTTGTAATTAAATATCTGAAACCAGTACCTAAAATAAAAATATTATTTTGTTGATTATTATTCTCAACCATATTCCAATGAATTATAGTAGGCATCACTTGAATAGAAAATTGGCTACTTATTTTAGAAGCTATCATAAGTTGATTAGCA from the Flavobacteriales bacterium TMED191 genome contains:
- a CDS encoding YceI family protein, with amino-acid sequence MRILIFLLLSTHCFSQKTFVTNSDVSFFSAAPLEDIAALSNKLEGVVDLETGNFFFRIPINTFIFPSSLMQKHFNEKYMESEKYSLSFFKGNFSEKINILEDQQTTIIAQGILNIHGVDRDVSIKTDLNIQNQLLEFKSTFDVYLKDFKIKVPKIVRMNIADTIQVSVSGLLKERSE